The Spirochaetales bacterium genome has a segment encoding these proteins:
- a CDS encoding copper-translocating P-type ATPase, translating into MEDKVVLSLRGMSCASCAARIEKALKSDEAVKEANVNFASKKAYLILYDTKDPEHLIGVVRDAGYDASVLTGSMTSSAAKAGNAKNAEAEDPALARSKKEKKKLIAAWAITLPLTIKMLFEMFGAGTVIPGEVSLSIDLILAFPVIFVIGFPVMRSTLVSFGKLSFTMDSLIGIGTVAAFSTGVLRLSGIPIENFSVVGAMIMSINLIGNYLKELATGRASRAIKQLLELGAKHAHLVSGDGTLADVPVDSLRPGDTVLVKPGEKIPVDGRIIEGESSIDESIATGESIPVDRKPGDPVIGATVNHEGAIKVLIEKTGNDTFLARIIRMVEEAQGSKIPIQTFADRVTAIFVPVVLTLSILTFGFWFFFPEQGTAFLRFFTGIIPWIDPARSVVSMALFASIATLVIACPCALGLATPTALMVGMGQGAVNGILVRNGRAIQTARTVDTVVFDKTGTITEGKPDVAAMTSNIDEHQFLRYAASVENKSEHPLARAVVREAESRGIALLDPESVTAKAGRGVSAVMGSSRIAIGSMAFFDESGIDYSEFKTDIDNYQQKGYSVILTAENGAIIGAIGIADRIKTDSREAVSSLHSMGIDTVMLTGDNPATARAIAETAGIEKVYAGLLPDGKIEVVRRLQDKGKTVAMVGDGINDAPALKQADIGIAIGTGTDIAIESADITLVSGSLTGVVSAIALSRATFRKIRQNLFWAFFYNIIAIPLAVTGLLHPVIAEIAMAASSLNVVANSLRLKKVRI; encoded by the coding sequence ATGGAAGATAAAGTCGTACTATCGTTAAGGGGCATGTCGTGCGCTTCATGCGCCGCACGTATCGAGAAAGCGCTGAAATCGGATGAGGCGGTGAAAGAGGCAAACGTCAACTTCGCATCGAAGAAAGCGTACCTCATCCTTTACGATACAAAAGACCCGGAACACCTCATCGGCGTTGTCCGGGATGCGGGATACGACGCATCCGTTTTGACCGGAAGCATGACGTCCTCGGCAGCCAAAGCAGGGAATGCTAAAAACGCCGAAGCCGAAGACCCCGCGCTCGCGAGATCGAAAAAGGAAAAGAAAAAACTCATTGCTGCGTGGGCGATTACCCTTCCGTTGACGATCAAGATGCTGTTTGAAATGTTCGGCGCCGGCACCGTTATCCCGGGTGAGGTTTCACTTTCGATCGATCTCATCCTCGCGTTTCCCGTCATCTTTGTTATCGGTTTTCCCGTGATGCGGAGTACCCTCGTATCGTTCGGGAAACTGTCCTTTACCATGGATTCCCTGATCGGGATCGGAACGGTCGCCGCATTTTCGACCGGTGTGCTCAGGTTATCCGGCATACCGATAGAAAATTTTTCCGTTGTCGGCGCCATGATCATGTCGATCAACCTCATCGGCAATTACCTGAAAGAACTCGCAACGGGCAGAGCGTCGCGCGCGATCAAACAACTGCTTGAACTCGGGGCGAAACACGCACACCTCGTTTCCGGGGACGGGACTCTCGCCGATGTCCCGGTCGATTCGCTTCGCCCGGGTGATACGGTTCTGGTGAAGCCCGGTGAAAAGATACCGGTCGACGGCCGCATCATCGAAGGCGAAAGTTCGATCGACGAATCCATCGCGACGGGCGAGTCGATTCCCGTCGACAGAAAACCGGGGGATCCGGTCATCGGTGCGACGGTCAATCACGAGGGGGCCATCAAAGTCCTCATCGAAAAAACGGGAAACGATACCTTTCTGGCCCGCATCATAAGGATGGTCGAAGAAGCCCAGGGTTCGAAGATCCCGATCCAGACCTTCGCGGACAGGGTCACGGCGATCTTCGTCCCCGTTGTCCTCACCCTTTCGATCCTGACATTCGGCTTCTGGTTCTTCTTTCCCGAACAGGGCACCGCATTCCTGAGGTTCTTTACAGGCATAATTCCCTGGATCGATCCGGCGCGAAGCGTCGTTTCAATGGCACTTTTCGCGTCGATCGCGACACTCGTCATCGCGTGCCCCTGCGCGCTCGGTCTTGCCACCCCGACCGCGCTCATGGTGGGGATGGGACAAGGCGCCGTTAACGGCATTCTCGTTCGAAACGGCCGCGCCATCCAGACGGCGCGAACCGTCGATACGGTCGTTTTCGACAAAACCGGCACGATCACGGAAGGGAAACCCGACGTCGCGGCAATGACATCGAACATCGACGAACATCAATTTCTCCGGTATGCGGCTTCCGTCGAAAACAAAAGCGAGCACCCGCTTGCACGGGCCGTCGTCCGCGAGGCTGAATCGCGCGGGATCGCCCTCCTCGATCCCGAATCCGTAACGGCGAAAGCGGGCAGAGGGGTATCCGCCGTCATGGGAAGCAGCCGGATCGCCATCGGCAGTATGGCTTTTTTCGATGAATCCGGCATCGATTATTCCGAGTTCAAGACCGATATCGACAATTACCAGCAAAAGGGATACTCGGTGATTCTCACAGCGGAGAACGGCGCCATTATCGGCGCGATCGGTATCGCGGACAGGATAAAGACCGATTCGCGGGAAGCCGTGTCGAGCCTTCATTCGATGGGCATCGACACGGTCATGCTGACCGGCGACAATCCGGCGACTGCCCGCGCGATCGCGGAAACGGCCGGCATCGAAAAAGTGTACGCGGGGCTGCTTCCGGACGGTAAAATCGAGGTTGTCAGGCGTCTGCAGGACAAAGGGAAAACCGTCGCCATGGTGGGTGACGGTATCAACGACGCCCCGGCCCTGAAACAGGCCGATATCGGCATCGCGATCGGGACGGGCACGGATATAGCGATCGAGTCGGCGGATATCACCCTCGTCTCAGGAAGCCTCACCGGCGTTGTTTCGGCGATCGCCCTCTCGCGCGCCACCTTCAGGAAAATACGGCAGAACCTTTTCTGGGCATTTTTTTATAATATCATCGCCATCCCGCTCGCCGTCACAGGACTCCTTCACCCCGTCATCGCCGAAATCGCCATGGCTGCCAGTTCGCTGAACGTCGTCGCGAACTCGCTCAGGCTGAAAAAGGTAAGGATTTAG
- a CDS encoding metal-sensitive transcriptional regulator: MMNKRQSEEVITRLRKIEGQIRGIVKMIENERYCIDILSQTRAVVSAMRKVEDMVMYQHLHTCVAESMKSGSKEDRNRKIDEVMQMFSQFKKGG, translated from the coding sequence ATGATGAATAAACGGCAATCGGAAGAGGTTATCACCCGGCTCAGGAAAATCGAGGGCCAGATACGGGGAATCGTCAAGATGATCGAAAACGAGCGGTACTGTATCGATATCCTTTCGCAAACCCGGGCGGTCGTGTCGGCGATGAGAAAGGTGGAAGATATGGTCATGTATCAGCACCTTCATACCTGTGTCGCGGAAAGCATGAAAAGCGGTTCAAAGGAAGACAGGAACAGAAAAATCGATGAGGTGATGCAGATGTTTTCTCAATTCAAAAAAGGCGGATAA